One window of the Pseudomonas sihuiensis genome contains the following:
- a CDS encoding alpha/beta hydrolase: MRLPRMRNVMAWTLVVLLLIVVALLGIRIAGLSSLPELEPWHRLVPQELEVSELDAADWQAYLAAEAALFERLQSELIEPVTASGTAPYSRYASDSPVYPGNLLRDWNRSFTLQPPGPARGVVVLLHGLTDSPYSLRHIAQHLSEQGLLALVPRMPGHGTVPAALTAAHWEQWLAATRLAVREARRQVPDGPLYMVGYSNGGALALRYSLAALEDERLAMPQRLVLISPMIGVTSYARYAGLAALPALLPAFAKSAWMNVLPEFNPFKYNSFPVHAARQTYELTSEVQSAFDAAEADGRLSRLPPVLAFQSLADSTVSTPAVVRHLFERLPANGSELVIFDINRSQAASSLLRADMSGLLETLLPPAQRDYDLTVVGVAQSGGRQVEARRITAGEREARVTPLNVEYPSQLFSLSHVALPFPTDDPLYGSEPTSEEFYGVALGTLAPRGEHGVLVVGLDSLQRMTSNPFYAYLRERIDEDL, from the coding sequence ATGCGTTTACCACGCATGCGCAACGTGATGGCCTGGACGCTGGTAGTGCTGTTGTTGATCGTGGTGGCCTTGCTCGGCATTCGTATCGCCGGGCTGTCGTCGTTGCCCGAACTGGAACCCTGGCACCGCCTGGTGCCGCAGGAGCTGGAGGTCAGCGAGCTGGACGCTGCCGACTGGCAAGCCTATCTGGCCGCCGAGGCGGCCCTGTTCGAGCGCCTGCAGAGTGAGTTGATCGAGCCGGTCACGGCCTCCGGCACGGCGCCATACAGCCGCTACGCCAGCGACAGCCCGGTCTACCCCGGCAACCTGCTGCGCGACTGGAATCGCTCCTTCACTCTGCAGCCGCCAGGTCCGGCGCGTGGCGTGGTGGTGTTGCTGCATGGCCTGACCGACTCGCCATACAGCCTGCGCCATATCGCCCAGCACCTGAGCGAACAGGGGCTGTTAGCGCTGGTGCCGCGCATGCCTGGCCATGGCACGGTGCCGGCGGCGCTCACTGCTGCGCACTGGGAGCAATGGCTGGCCGCTACCCGCCTGGCCGTGCGCGAGGCGCGGCGCCAGGTGCCGGACGGGCCGCTTTATATGGTCGGCTACTCCAACGGCGGGGCGCTGGCGCTGCGTTACAGCCTGGCGGCGTTGGAAGACGAGCGCCTGGCCATGCCGCAACGCCTGGTGCTGATCTCGCCGATGATCGGTGTCACCAGCTACGCCCGTTACGCCGGGCTGGCGGCCCTGCCGGCGTTGCTGCCGGCCTTCGCCAAGTCGGCCTGGATGAACGTGCTGCCGGAGTTCAACCCGTTCAAGTACAACTCCTTCCCGGTGCACGCGGCGCGGCAGACCTATGAGCTGACCAGCGAGGTGCAGTCTGCCTTCGATGCCGCCGAAGCCGATGGCCGTCTGTCACGATTGCCACCGGTGCTGGCCTTTCAGTCGCTGGCCGACAGTACCGTGAGTACACCGGCCGTGGTGCGTCATTTGTTCGAGCGTCTACCGGCCAATGGCAGCGAACTGGTGATTTTCGACATCAACCGCTCGCAGGCGGCCAGCTCGCTGCTGCGGGCGGACATGAGCGGCTTGCTCGAGACCTTGCTGCCACCGGCTCAGCGTGACTACGACCTGACGGTAGTGGGCGTTGCGCAGAGCGGTGGTCGTCAGGTCGAGGCGCGGCGAATCACCGCCGGCGAGCGTGAGGCGCGGGTGACGCCATTGAACGTCGAATACCCGAGCCAGCTGTTCTCGCTGTCACACGTTGCACTGCCGTTTCCCACGGACGATCCGCTGTATGGCAGCGAACCGACCTCCGAGGAGTTCTACGGCGTAGCCCTTGGCACGCTGGCACCGCGCGGTGAACACGGCGTGCTGGTGGTGGGGCTCGATAGTTTGCAGCGTATGACGTCCAACCCCTTCTACGCTTATTTGCGCGAGCGCATCGACGAAGACTTGTAG